Proteins encoded by one window of Panicum virgatum strain AP13 chromosome 7N, P.virgatum_v5, whole genome shotgun sequence:
- the LOC120683543 gene encoding AAA-ATPase ASD, mitochondrial-like — translation MDALAGYSSFSQLSLVISVVAVCWTMVWQNLEHIRLQQFFARNFNRRARRLAAIVDPFLSVTFEEYEGGRIKSSDAYKEVRSYLTTASTRGVRHLRAECGGERDATDKDKLVLSMAQGEEVADAFHGATVWWSAYSVQPPRGAIPWFRASRSERRFYKLEFHESNRDLVLGRYLPHVRRQGRAIMVQNRQRRLYTNINHEGYDDGWYKDVWTHVPFNHPKTFDKLAMDPAKKKEIIDDLNMFKNSKEYYNRIGKPWKRGYLLYGPPGSGKSTMVAAMANYLHYDVYDFELTSVKTNTELRKLLIEIKSKSIIVFEDIDCSLDLTGKRKTKEEEDKDEDEEKDADPHRPKKDAKSKVTLSGLLNFIDGLWSACGEERLIVFTTNHVEKLDPALIRTGRMDKKIEMSYCDLESLRFLAKMHLDEDVEGHELFGVAKALLQEVKNMVPVDVGEHLTRKSVDDDAGSCLARLVTALEKAKEEAAKTEAAKAEAAKVEAAKA, via the exons ATGGATGCCCTTGCTGGGTACTCGTCCTTCAGCCAGCTCTCGCTGGTGATAAGCGTGGTGGCCGTGTGCTGGACCATGGTGTGGCAGAACCTGGAGCACATCCGCCTGCAGCAGTTCTTCGCGCGCAACTTCaaccgccgcgcgcggcggctcgcGGCGATCGTCGACCCCTTCCTCTCCGTCACCTTCGAGGAGTACGAGGGCGGGCGCATCAAGAGCAGCGACGCCTACAAGGAGGTCAGGTCCTACCTCACCACGGCCAGCACGCGCGGCGTGCGCCACCTCCGCGCCGAGTGCGGTGGCGAGAGGGACGCCACCGACAAGGACAAGCTCGTGCTCAGCATGGCCCAGGGCGAGGAGGTGGCCGACGCCTTCCACGGCGCCACCGTGTGGTGGTCGGCCTACTCCGTGCAGCCGCCGCGCGGCGCCATCCCCTGGTTCCGCGCGTCTCGCTCCGAGCGCCGGTTCTACAAGCTCGAGTTCCACGAGAGCAACCGCGACCTCGTGCTCGGCAGATACCTCCCGCACGTGCGCAGGCAGGGCCGCGCCATCATGGTGCAGAACCGCCAGCGTAGGCTCTACACCAACATCAACCACGAGGGCTACGACGACGG CTGGTACAAAGACGTTTGGACCCATGTCCCCTTCAACCACCCCAAGACGTTCGACAAGCTCGCCATGGACCCAGCGAAGAAGAAGGAGATCATCGACGACCTCAACATGTTCAAGAACAGCAAGGAGTACTACAACCGCATCGGCAAGCCGTGGAAGCGGGGCTACCTCCTGTACGGCCCGCCGGGCAGCGGCAAGTCCACCATGGTCGCGGCCATGGCCAACTACCTCCACTACGACGTCTACGACTTCGAGCTCACGTCCGTCAAGACCAACACCGAGCTCCGGAAGCTGCTCATCGAGATCAAAAGCAAGTCCATCATTGTGTTCGAGGACATCGACTGCTCGCTCGACCTCACCGGCAAGCGCAAgaccaaggaggaggaggacaaggACGAAGACGAGGAGAAAGACGCGGACCCGCACCGCCCCAAGAAGGACGCCAAGAGCAAGGTCACCCTGTCCGGCCTGCTCAACTTCATCGACGGGCTCTGGTCGGCGTGCGGCGAGGAGCGCCTCATCGTGTTCACCACCAACCACGTCGAGAAGCTGGACCCGGCGCTGATCCGTACGGGGCGGATGGACAAGAAGATCGAGATGTCCTACTGTGACCTCGAGTCCTTGAGGTTCCTGGCCAAGATGCAcctcgacgaggacgtcgaagGTCACGAGCTGTTCGGCGTCGCCAAGGCGTTGCTCCAGGAGGTGAAGAACATGGTGCCCGTCGACGTCGGAGAGCACCTCACGCGGAAGAgcgtcgacgacgacgccggGTCGTGCCTCGCGAGGCTGGTGACGGCGTTGGAAAAGGCCAAGGAGGAAGCTGCCAAGACGGAAGCGGCAAAGGCTGAAGCTGCCAAGGTAGAGGCGGCAAAGGCTTAA